GGCCACGTCGTTGGGACGATTATGTAGCAATCTGAGAGGATTGTGAGTGAAGCGAAGGTTCCTACGACAAACGGTAGCAATTCCATATGCCAGCGAGCTTTAAAAACGCGTAACAAGAGAAGGCATGAGTAGAAGGCAGAATAATAAAGCACGGCGGGTCCATGATGGGCTGTGGCGATGGTGGGGTCCGGAGCCCCTCTTAGGTCAACATGCTAAGATAACCAGACATCCAGACACGCACGGGGCTTAGCGGGAAACAACTTCGCTGACTCCCTCCTAATGGTTAGGCTTATGGTATCGCATGCATCGTGGGGCATTTAAGTCTCAAAGCCCACCACAATCTGCAAGACATCAACACAATCATGTGGATTCACGAATCGATGAGCCCATGATCTGATAACTAATCTCCACTCTAATGTGGACCTGGACGCGACAGGTCCTCCTGTAGCGTCGGAGGTTGGCATATTCAGACTCCGGTCCGCAAGACACGAGCCATAACAACGCAACTTATCGGAAATACTGGCTTTTCTTTAGTGGCTTCTACTCTTTGGTAGTCTGTTGTTCGCTAGGTAGGCGTCCATATGGCTTGATCTTTGACAAGAGTGATTACAGTCGCAGAGCATTTAGCTGTCTGCTAATTAGTCTAGTTACTTCTCGTCGTCTCGGGTAACGTTTACTGGGGAGGGGAAAAGTTTTAATGCATGTTCGTTGAAGTGATATCGTGCTTTAACTCTGCACCTAGATATTCCTAATTACTCTGACTCAATACTGATGATATTCTGAGTTAAGATTGCATGAAGGCTGTTTCTCTGGCGGAAGCTTACTGCAACCCCAGTCGTTGCAAGCTCATTCGATCAAGCTACCGAACCAATGAGAAGGTCCAGGTTCGCAGCACCCGCTGGTTCTTTCCGCAGACACCAACGGTTTTTGCATCCCCCACACTCTCGTGTCTTGTGCCTCCTACGATTTACAAACTTTCCCCCCATCGCGCTGCCTCTCCCATCTCAAGGTCCCTTCCCGATCTAACGGTACCTGTTATTTAGTGCCACTATATCTACCTGCCATCTTCTCTACTTATCATGCTATTATCATGTTAATCCGGCAGCTACGGTGACTTGCCCGGCTTGTTATTGCTCTATATACCATTCTCACTTGCCCTGATTCTTCGTTGGTACCCATCCGGCACAATGTCTTCTCAGCTCAACGATAACGCGGGACTTGCTCATCACTCGGCTTTCTTCCAGGTATAATATACAGCTCCTACTACACTTACACTGTTATGCATTGCCTTGTTCGGATGCTAACCTCATGATAGCATCTGCTCAGCTACCCGGTCATCAGCGACGGCGTTCATACTTTCAAGTCTGGCAAATACGGCCAGAGGTCCATCCAGTTCGGCAACGCCGCTTACCAGACTTTCGCTGGCACCGCCACGACTTGGTTCCAGAGGCCCTACCAACACCTTCTACCTTATATTCAGAAGGTCGATTCCTTAGGCGACAATATCCTCCACCATGTCCACAAGCAATTCCCCATTATTAAAAAGCCCACGCAGGAGCTGTACAACGACACTAAGGACCTTATCTCCCTATCATACCACAAGGGCCTGGAGGGTAGAGACCACGTTCTTAAGGTTTATGACTCCGAGTatgagaagaacaagcaaGTAGGCCTTGTCGCCCACGGAAAGGCTGCTGTTACCACCGTTCTCGGCGTCAGCAATGAGGCCCTCTCTTGGCTCAGTTGCCTTTTGCACCCGAAGAAGGCCGAGGCAACCAATACCGTCAACTAAAATTTCAATCAATGGAGAAGACCAGATTTACGTCAACACTACCACAGGACTTGAATGGTCCGAGGCCGCTGTTGCTGGCCATGGCATTCTATATTGGCACCACTACAGACGTCCGATTTAGTGGGAATGGAAATTCCCTCAGATAGATAACCAGATTATGCATTCACATCTATCTAGTTAATGCAATAACAACTAGGAATAGGCATTCTGACAGCTAATACTACCTGGTGATTCATTCTTTTCGCTTTGCTAGGACTCCCTAGCGGTCACTCGTAGAGATCTAACCCAATAAGCGCTGGTCTTGAGGTTATAGTTGTATGTCTGGATATGCACTGGTCACTATCTCAGCCTACAGAATAAGCTTCTGATAGTGTCATAACAATAGAGTAACTTAAATTAGGGAGCCTTCGCACGGTCGAAGGGATAGCAATGAAGAGTGTGAACTGCCGATATCGACTTTAGGGGACTGAGGAGGGGAGAGTTTGGGCCCGGTGAACTTTGTGGTGCCAATAATGGATGGGATAGGTGGAAGAATTACCATCTTCACTTCCTGGTACATCACTTGTAGCGTGCTAGCTGTGTACGATAGGGATTGAATCAGATCCTTCAAGTAACGCGTAACTCAATAATATTCTCAACCCCATTCATAGCCTGTCCCTCTTATTCACGTTAAATTCAAACCTTTATTTACAGCCCGTACAGTACCATAACTAACCCAGGGGGCAGCGCCTCCAACAAATAAAGTCTCTAAAGAGCCGTAGCGGGCGGAATAACAGCTGAATCGAATAACCGCAGATTAAGTATATCTGAATATAGACAGCATAACAGCTGTAATTGCCATTGAGATAATTAGTGCAGTATCGATATGCTGGACCACAAAGTAGGGTAGCATAACAACCAGCCCGccttttattatttcatTAATATCAACCAGAACCAGCAACTTGATATACTAACCTACGAAGTATGCGAATCCCATTGTAAATCTGACATCGATGGTCGAGACCAGCCGGGCCGCTTAAGCTTCAGCTTAAACTATATACTTTTAGCTTAGCTGTATATCAACAGATCGAAGTCCTCACATTAACCTACGAGTCTAGACTTTGCCTAAACCTCTAGAGAATAGGTGATATTTCTTTTCTGATGAGGCCATACTCTGTGCAAATCACTACCAATATTTCTCCTTCGAGTTATGGAGTCCCTATTACCTGAAGTTACTCACGAACTTCCTCTACTCGATACTAGTGCTGGGAAGATTAGCCCTAGGGAGTGGCAGACGTAGAGAAACATACCGAGATCAGCTTTAGAGGGCTACCGTAACAATCGCAACAACCATACTAACACCCTGACTGAATGACTCACCGGAGCATCTCAAAGTAAAGGAAAATggaaaagcaaagaagacaGAAACCGTAAAAGGCGGTTGCTTAGCTTAGGTCTCAGGCTAGCGGAGATCCGGATCCAGAAGATAATCGAAAGGATGATTTCGGCCAACcagttataatataattcGGACCAGGTGTCTCCAATCGCGCAGAATGCAACAACATTACTAAATACTGCAGCCCACGGCTTAAAGGCAGCTAAGTTCTAGCAGGGATGAGAATCAGTAACATTTATACCAGTACTATAAAGTAAAATGATTTTCCAGCTAAAAATGTAGCCAGCCAACATGGTGATTCAATGCCATCTCTCTCAACTTGACCAGTCATACTATCATGGTAAAACTTTGAAACCGATATCACTTGCTTGTATCAACGACATACCGACCTACAATCTCATCCTCAAGCATCATATCATAGACATCCTGTAGATGACTTAAACCAATAAGCTTGTGTGGCGCTTTAATCAGGCCAAGTCGGAAGAATTCGATAGCCTCGGCTGCGTCCTGGCGATTCCCCACATAACTACCTTTGATGTTGACCATGCGAACGACAGTGGCGAAGATTGGTGCTTTGAGATATGCATAGCCCGGCATACCAATACAAACAACACTGCCGTGTGATCGAACATATTTGTATGCCTGCTGGAATGGCGCCTCGTGGGTTGCGAGCACGAGGACAGCGTGGGGCCCGAACCCGTCGGGGACTGCGGCCCTAACATCAGCGGCAATATCTGAGGACTCTTGGAAGTCGATAAAAGCTGCTGCACCCAGATCTTTGCAAACCTTGGATTTGTCGTTCCCTGCGTCGATTGCAATGCTGTGGACACCCATGGCCTTAGCGTACTGTAGAGCGAAGCATCCGAGGCCACCACCTGCACCAACTATGGCGACATATTGCCCCGGACGAACACCAGATTCTTTAAGCCCCTTGTAGACGGTGAGTCCTGCGCAAAGGATCGGACAAACGTCTTCCAAGCTACACTCGCTAGGGATTCGGGTGATATGTGCCGCCTTGGCAACAGCATATTGCTGGAAAGTGCCGTCGACTGTATAGCCGGAGAGGA
This genomic interval from Fusarium oxysporum f. sp. lycopersici 4287 chromosome 3, whole genome shotgun sequence contains the following:
- a CDS encoding alcohol dehydrogenase 1 (At least one base has a quality score < 10) — translated: MNIEISDHVGVKWLNGSCLNCTFCLQGDEQLCPQALLSGYTVDGTFQQYAVAKAAHITRIPSECSLEDVCPILCAGLTVYKGLKESGVRPGQYVAIVGAGGGLGCFALQYAKAMGVHSIAIDAGNDKSKVCKDLGAAAFIDFQESSDIAADVRAAVPDGFGPHAVLVLATHEAPFQQAYKYVRSHGSVVCIGMPGYAYLKAPIFATVVRMVNIKGSYVGNRQDAAEAIEFFRLGLIKAPHKLIGLSHLQDVYDMMLEDEIVGRYVVDTSK